From the Desulfovibrio legallii genome, one window contains:
- a CDS encoding YitT family protein, with product MKLHTHNIQRARAIWWNLLWLTLGSLLMALCIQGVAAPHGFLSGGVMGLALLTNYWSDTLTPLIWYSLLCAPVYVLGWFVVGRRFLLYTAYGTLCTTLFGFCINFTIPLQTELYAAVVGGVLHGTAGGMMLRTLGSGGGTDVIAVALKDRWNVPIGQFNFAFNCLLFLAAGTHMPLDSIVASMIMMFISSQTLEYVLGMFNRYKLVMVISDHGEEVSEAILVSERFGVTLMRGKGAYSGVDREILLTVTNNVALKRLENLVYSIDPHALFIVENTFYVAGGQFARRPR from the coding sequence ATGAAACTACACACCCACAACATCCAGCGCGCACGGGCCATCTGGTGGAACCTGCTCTGGCTCACTCTGGGCTCTTTGCTCATGGCCCTGTGCATTCAGGGCGTGGCCGCGCCCCACGGCTTTCTGTCCGGGGGCGTCATGGGGCTCGCCCTGCTGACCAATTACTGGTCCGACACGCTCACCCCCCTGATCTGGTATTCCCTGCTCTGCGCGCCGGTTTATGTGCTGGGCTGGTTTGTTGTGGGCCGCCGCTTTCTGCTCTATACGGCCTACGGCACGCTCTGCACCACGCTGTTCGGCTTCTGCATCAATTTTACCATCCCTCTGCAAACGGAACTCTACGCCGCAGTGGTGGGCGGCGTGCTGCACGGCACGGCCGGCGGCATGATGCTGCGCACCCTGGGCAGCGGCGGCGGCACGGACGTCATTGCCGTAGCTCTCAAGGACCGCTGGAACGTGCCCATCGGCCAGTTCAACTTCGCCTTCAACTGCCTGCTCTTTCTCGCGGCAGGCACACACATGCCCCTGGACAGCATTGTGGCGTCCATGATCATGATGTTCATCTCGTCCCAGACCCTGGAATACGTGCTGGGCATGTTTAACCGCTACAAGCTGGTCATGGTCATTTCCGACCACGGGGAAGAAGTGAGCGAGGCCATCCTGGTTTCAGAGCGTTTTGGCGTGACCCTTATGCGCGGCAAGGGGGCCTATTCCGGCGTGGACCGCGAAATTCTGCTCACGGTCACCAACAACGTGGCTCTCAAGCGCCTGGAAAACCTGGTCTACAGCATTGACCCCCATGCCCTGTTCATTGTGGAAAACACGTTTTACGTGGCTGGCGGCCAGTTTGCCCGCCGCCCTCGCTGA
- a CDS encoding FAD-binding and (Fe-S)-binding domain-containing protein, with amino-acid sequence MLPSPYKEFKAELSAFIPQERIYTDPLRLLAYGTDASVYRLTPKLVVDVLDEAEVMEILGLAHRLLVPVTFRAAGTSLSGQAVTDSVLVRIGKGWRNWRVGANAERITLQPGIIGSGANRILAEFGKKIGPDPASIDSCFIGGIFANNASGMCCGTADNSYKTVLSTRMILADGALLDTADAKSRAAFARSHGHILAGLAALREKILADTALAERIRRKFKIKNTTGYSLNALVDFDDPFEILQHVMVGSEGTLGFIAEVTYRTVEEAPFKASALLLLPTVKAACDLASAVARLPVASAELMDRASLRSVEGTPGLPEGLETLDDQVCSLLVETRASSKEALDANIAAIDAAFKDVHFVRPYAFTDDPEEYGKLWRIRKGILASVGGMRPVGTSIVIEDVAFTLDRLGEAATDLQELFSRHGYSVAPLFGHARDGNLHFVFWQDFGAPAEVARYKAFMGDFSKLITEKYDGSLKAEHGTGRNVAPFVELEWGATAYAIMKEIKKLLDPQGILNPGVLLNDDPQGHVKNLKPLTPADPLADKCMECGFCESVCPSRELTLTPRQRITAYREICRLRAEDPKGAELKKLEKAYEYMGKATCATDSLCRPRCPAGVDTGVFIKSLRHKDAGKCANTVANSIADHFAGTCRAMSLMLNGADGLHRLLGTSVMENGARLLRRISLKKMPLWNKDMPRGGSKLRLPTAPAVNAKKVVYFPSCIARNMGPGAEHTDRRTEPEAVVSVLLKGGYDVILPKNMEKLCCGMAFASKGLTDAAHKKEKELEAALKAASNNGEYPVLCETSPCLLHMKETLDPAIRFYEPVEFIMDNLMDVLPLKKLSKTVALHATCSIRKMGLTDKLEALARKCAENVVLPEGIDCCGWAGDRGFTHPELNESALKSLRMQVSGCEVGYSSSRTCQIGLSLHSGIPYYSIVFLVDEASS; translated from the coding sequence GCTGGTGCGCATCGGCAAGGGCTGGCGCAACTGGCGGGTGGGCGCAAACGCCGAGCGCATTACCCTGCAGCCGGGCATCATCGGCTCTGGAGCCAACAGGATCCTGGCGGAATTCGGCAAAAAAATCGGGCCGGACCCGGCCTCCATCGACAGCTGCTTCATCGGCGGCATTTTTGCCAACAACGCCAGCGGCATGTGCTGCGGCACGGCGGACAACTCCTATAAAACCGTGCTTTCCACCCGCATGATCCTGGCCGACGGCGCGCTGCTGGATACGGCGGACGCCAAAAGCCGCGCGGCCTTTGCCCGCAGCCACGGACACATCCTTGCGGGCCTGGCCGCCCTGCGCGAAAAAATCCTGGCCGACACGGCCCTGGCCGAGCGCATCCGCCGCAAATTCAAGATCAAAAACACCACAGGCTACAGCCTCAACGCCCTGGTGGATTTTGACGACCCCTTTGAAATTCTGCAGCATGTCATGGTAGGTTCCGAAGGCACCCTGGGCTTCATCGCCGAAGTGACCTACCGCACCGTGGAGGAAGCCCCCTTCAAGGCCTCGGCCCTGCTGCTCCTGCCCACGGTCAAGGCCGCCTGTGACCTGGCCTCGGCCGTGGCTCGTCTGCCCGTTGCCTCCGCCGAGCTTATGGACCGCGCCTCCCTGCGCTCTGTGGAAGGTACGCCCGGCCTGCCTGAAGGGCTGGAAACCCTGGACGATCAGGTCTGCTCCCTGTTGGTGGAAACCCGCGCCTCCAGCAAGGAAGCCCTGGACGCCAACATCGCCGCCATTGACGCCGCCTTCAAGGATGTCCACTTTGTGCGGCCCTACGCCTTTACGGACGATCCGGAGGAATACGGCAAGCTCTGGCGCATCCGCAAGGGCATCCTGGCTTCGGTGGGCGGCATGCGGCCAGTGGGCACCTCCATCGTCATTGAGGACGTGGCCTTTACCCTGGACCGCCTGGGCGAGGCCGCCACAGACCTGCAGGAACTTTTTTCCCGCCACGGCTACAGCGTGGCCCCGCTCTTCGGCCACGCCCGCGACGGCAACCTGCACTTCGTGTTCTGGCAGGACTTCGGCGCGCCCGCCGAGGTGGCCCGCTACAAGGCCTTTATGGGCGACTTCAGCAAACTTATTACGGAAAAGTACGACGGTTCCCTCAAAGCCGAACACGGCACGGGCCGCAACGTGGCCCCCTTTGTGGAACTGGAATGGGGCGCCACGGCCTACGCCATCATGAAGGAGATCAAAAAGCTGCTGGACCCGCAGGGCATTCTCAACCCCGGCGTGCTGCTCAACGACGACCCCCAGGGACACGTTAAAAACCTCAAGCCCCTCACCCCGGCGGACCCTCTGGCGGACAAGTGCATGGAATGCGGCTTCTGCGAATCGGTCTGCCCCTCGCGCGAGCTCACCCTCACCCCGCGCCAGCGCATTACCGCCTACCGCGAAATCTGCCGCCTGCGCGCGGAGGATCCCAAGGGGGCCGAACTCAAAAAACTGGAAAAAGCCTATGAATACATGGGCAAAGCCACCTGCGCCACAGACAGTCTCTGCCGACCCCGCTGCCCTGCAGGCGTGGATACGGGCGTTTTCATCAAAAGCCTGCGCCACAAAGACGCGGGCAAATGCGCCAACACCGTGGCCAACAGCATTGCCGACCACTTTGCCGGCACCTGCAGGGCCATGTCCCTCATGCTCAACGGCGCGGACGGCCTGCACCGTCTGCTGGGCACCTCGGTCATGGAAAACGGCGCGCGCCTGCTGCGCCGCATCAGCCTCAAAAAAATGCCTCTCTGGAACAAGGACATGCCCCGCGGCGGCAGCAAGCTCCGCCTGCCCACCGCCCCCGCCGTCAATGCCAAAAAGGTGGTCTACTTCCCCAGTTGCATTGCCCGCAACATGGGCCCCGGCGCGGAACACACGGACCGCCGCACCGAGCCGGAGGCCGTGGTCAGCGTACTGCTCAAAGGCGGCTACGACGTGATCCTGCCCAAGAATATGGAAAAACTCTGCTGCGGCATGGCCTTTGCCAGCAAAGGGCTGACCGACGCGGCCCACAAAAAGGAAAAAGAACTGGAAGCCGCCCTTAAGGCGGCCAGCAATAATGGGGAATACCCCGTACTTTGTGAAACCAGCCCCTGCCTGCTGCACATGAAGGAAACCCTGGACCCGGCCATCCGCTTCTACGAGCCTGTGGAATTCATCATGGACAACCTTATGGACGTGCTGCCCCTCAAAAAGCTGTCCAAAACCGTGGCCCTGCACGCCACCTGCTCCATCCGCAAGATGGGCCTGACGGACAAACTGGAGGCCCTGGCCAGAAAATGCGCCGAAAACGTGGTGCTGCCGGAGGGCATAGACTGCTGCGGCTGGGCCGGTGACCGGGGCTTTACCCATCCGGAACTCAACGAATCCGCCCTCAAGAGCCTGCGCATGCAGGTCAGCGGGTGCGAGGTCGGCTACTCCTCCAGCCGCACCTGCCAGATCGGCCTTTCGTTGCACAGCGGCATCCCGTACTACTCCATCGTCTTCCTGGTGGACGAAGCCAGCAGCTAG
- a CDS encoding sulfite exporter TauE/SafE family protein, translating to MLFSLLAYLGCGAVAGILAGLLGVGGGLVLVPMMLAIFPTVGVPPQYVQQMALGTSLASIMITSISSARAHNKRGAVHWDIFKAITPGILVGTFGGGLLATHLPTMFLKVFFICFLLVVAVQMLSNYRPPASRDMPGSLGTACVGGGIGLVSSFVGIGGGTLSVPFMTFCNVPLHHAVGTSAAIGFPIAVAGTLGYIIGGWGRPDLPAASLGFVNLWALVGIASASFCTAPLGARLSHALPAAKLKKGFACFLIIVAAKMAWGLL from the coding sequence ATGTTGTTTTCGCTGCTGGCCTATCTTGGCTGTGGGGCTGTAGCCGGTATCCTGGCCGGACTTCTGGGCGTGGGCGGCGGCCTTGTGCTGGTGCCCATGATGCTCGCCATCTTTCCCACCGTGGGCGTGCCGCCCCAGTATGTGCAGCAGATGGCCCTGGGCACCTCGCTGGCCAGCATCATGATCACTTCCATCTCCAGCGCGCGGGCCCACAACAAACGTGGAGCCGTGCACTGGGACATTTTCAAGGCCATCACCCCCGGCATTCTGGTGGGCACCTTCGGCGGCGGCCTGCTGGCCACGCACTTGCCCACCATGTTCCTGAAGGTCTTTTTTATCTGCTTTCTGCTGGTTGTTGCCGTGCAGATGCTCTCCAACTATCGGCCGCCGGCCAGCCGCGACATGCCCGGATCCCTGGGCACGGCCTGCGTGGGCGGCGGCATCGGGCTTGTTTCCAGCTTTGTGGGCATCGGCGGGGGCACGCTTTCCGTGCCCTTTATGACCTTTTGCAACGTGCCTCTGCACCACGCCGTGGGCACCTCGGCGGCCATCGGCTTTCCCATTGCCGTAGCCGGCACCCTGGGCTATATCATAGGCGGCTGGGGCCGGCCGGATCTGCCCGCCGCCAGCCTCGGCTTTGTCAACCTCTGGGCTCTGGTGGGCATAGCCTCGGCCAGTTTCTGCACTGCACCGCTGGGGGCGCGTCTTTCCCACGCCCTGCCTGCGGCCAAGCTCAAAAAAGGCTTTGCCTGTTTTCTGATCATTGTAGCCGCAAAAATGGCCTGGGGGCTTCTATAA
- a CDS encoding NAD-dependent succinate-semialdehyde dehydrogenase yields the protein MQKLLRDAGLFREQCLINGQWCGADDGKVLRVTNPVDNSLLGQAPDCGAAETRRAIEAAQAAFPAWKAKTPQERGDLLRAWGQAIEDNLEDLARLLTLEEGKPLAEARGEIRQGASYFPWFAEEIRRAAGEVTPVFRQGVQALTRREPVGVAAAITPWNFPMSMLPRKVAPALAAGCTVVVKPASATPYSALALAELGQRVGLPAGVLNVLTGGAAAIGGEITANPLVRKLSFTGSTAVGKALAAQCGPTLKRLSMELGGNAPFIVFADADLDRAVSLGMACKFRNAGQTCICANRFLVERPVYDQFAQAMLAQVRALRVGNGLDPATDMGPLINPAAVAHADALVRDAQDKGAQVLAGGRPHSLGGNFYEPTLLTGLTPQMRIFHEEIFGPVAALMPFDTEEEAVALANDTEYGLASYVCTNHMPRVWRLFRNLQYGMAGVNDITLAAAETPFGGTKNSGLGREGGREGLLEYMETRYLLLGGLEG from the coding sequence ATGCAAAAACTACTGCGCGATGCGGGCCTTTTTCGTGAGCAATGCCTGATCAACGGCCAATGGTGCGGGGCCGACGACGGCAAGGTGCTGCGTGTGACCAATCCCGTCGACAACAGCCTGCTGGGCCAGGCGCCGGACTGCGGCGCTGCCGAAACCCGCCGGGCCATTGAGGCGGCGCAGGCGGCTTTTCCCGCCTGGAAGGCCAAAACGCCGCAGGAACGCGGGGACCTTTTGCGGGCCTGGGGCCAGGCCATTGAAGACAACCTGGAAGACCTGGCCCGCCTGCTCACCCTGGAGGAAGGCAAGCCTTTGGCCGAGGCCAGGGGCGAAATCCGCCAGGGGGCGTCTTATTTCCCCTGGTTCGCCGAAGAAATCCGCCGCGCTGCGGGCGAGGTGACGCCCGTGTTTCGGCAGGGAGTCCAGGCCTTGACCCGGCGCGAGCCCGTGGGCGTGGCCGCAGCCATTACGCCCTGGAATTTCCCCATGTCCATGCTGCCGCGCAAGGTGGCCCCGGCCCTGGCTGCGGGCTGCACCGTGGTGGTCAAGCCCGCCAGCGCCACGCCTTACAGCGCCCTGGCCCTGGCCGAGCTGGGCCAGCGCGTGGGCCTGCCCGCGGGCGTGCTCAACGTGCTCACGGGCGGGGCTGCCGCCATTGGCGGCGAAATCACCGCCAACCCTCTGGTGCGCAAGCTGAGTTTTACCGGCTCCACCGCCGTGGGCAAGGCCCTGGCCGCCCAGTGCGGCCCTACGCTCAAGCGCCTTTCCATGGAACTGGGCGGCAACGCCCCCTTCATCGTCTTTGCCGATGCGGATTTGGACCGCGCTGTAAGCCTGGGCATGGCCTGCAAGTTCCGCAACGCCGGGCAGACCTGCATCTGCGCCAACCGCTTTCTGGTGGAGCGGCCCGTATACGATCAGTTCGCCCAGGCCATGCTGGCCCAGGTGCGGGCCCTGCGCGTGGGCAACGGGCTTGATCCGGCCACGGACATGGGCCCCCTGATCAACCCCGCCGCCGTGGCCCATGCCGACGCTCTGGTGCGCGACGCCCAGGACAAGGGGGCGCAAGTGCTTGCCGGCGGCAGGCCTCACAGCCTGGGCGGCAATTTTTACGAACCTACCCTGCTCACGGGTCTGACTCCGCAGATGCGCATTTTCCATGAGGAAATCTTCGGCCCCGTGGCGGCCCTCATGCCCTTTGACACGGAAGAAGAAGCCGTGGCCTTGGCCAACGATACGGAATACGGCCTGGCCTCTTACGTCTGCACCAATCACATGCCCCGCGTCTGGCGGCTGTTTCGGAACCTGCAGTACGGCATGGCCGGCGTCAACGACATCACCCTGGCCGCGGCGGAGACCCCCTTCGGCGGTACCAAAAACAGCGGTCTGGGCCGTGAAGGCGGCCGCGAAGGCCTGCTGGAATACATGGAAACCCGTTACCTGCTGCTGGGCGGACTGGAGGGGTAG
- a CDS encoding amidohydrolase family protein, with amino-acid sequence MHATPPLSSPAQPLPDGIAPDRDAGHGPVLAIRAKSLLPLTGEEPARGARLFAPLKRVDNAVLVVRHGLVEAVGRWGSTPLPPGALVRDVGPVCLAPACVNAHTHLELSHLAGRTRWEAGFTAWLQSLIPLLSPPQDAAAASAVVAAAEAACADMAAMGTRCVGNVAGSLPHGILVADAASRAAGLTVSHFCEWFGFGPPFAQGEGPWPPRCREAAEEDPFLAARCAPGGHALYSTGPDVLQTAHENCRRMGRVFSFHLAESPEETQLLTEGAGPLLDCYAGVVLPPDWRAPGLRPLAYALRLGLLCAGTLAVHGVQLDQQEVEVLAASGAALCLCPRSNRRLDVGLAPVRELMESGCLLCLGTDGLTSNRDLDVRQEAAWLRETLDVPPEALVRLLTVNGVAALNLQASGAGRLEPGAPADFCVLPEALVY; translated from the coding sequence GTGCACGCCACGCCGCCCCTTTCCTCACCAGCGCAGCCTCTGCCCGATGGCATCGCACCCGATCGGGATGCAGGCCACGGCCCCGTGCTTGCCATCCGCGCCAAAAGCCTGCTGCCCCTGACCGGGGAGGAACCAGCGCGCGGCGCGCGCCTTTTTGCCCCCCTGAAGCGCGTAGACAATGCCGTGCTGGTGGTGCGCCACGGTCTGGTGGAGGCCGTGGGCCGCTGGGGCTCCACGCCCCTGCCGCCGGGCGCGCTGGTGCGGGACGTGGGGCCCGTATGCCTGGCCCCGGCCTGCGTCAATGCCCATACCCACCTGGAGCTCTCCCACCTGGCCGGGCGTACCCGCTGGGAAGCCGGTTTTACGGCTTGGCTCCAAAGCCTCATCCCCCTGCTGAGCCCGCCCCAGGACGCGGCGGCCGCCAGCGCGGTGGTGGCTGCGGCAGAGGCGGCCTGCGCCGATATGGCCGCCATGGGCACGCGCTGCGTGGGCAATGTGGCCGGTTCCCTGCCCCACGGCATCCTGGTGGCCGATGCGGCTTCCCGTGCTGCAGGCCTTACGGTAAGCCATTTTTGTGAGTGGTTCGGCTTTGGCCCGCCCTTTGCCCAGGGGGAAGGCCCCTGGCCGCCGCGCTGCCGCGAGGCCGCCGAGGAAGACCCCTTTCTGGCGGCGCGCTGCGCCCCCGGCGGACACGCCCTCTACTCCACCGGGCCGGACGTGCTGCAAACCGCGCACGAAAACTGCCGCCGCATGGGGCGGGTATTTTCCTTCCACTTGGCGGAATCGCCGGAGGAAACGCAGCTGCTCACGGAAGGCGCGGGGCCCCTGCTGGACTGCTATGCGGGGGTGGTGCTGCCGCCGGACTGGCGCGCGCCGGGCCTGCGGCCTTTGGCCTACGCCCTGCGCCTGGGCTTACTGTGCGCGGGGACCCTGGCCGTGCACGGCGTACAGCTGGACCAGCAGGAAGTGGAAGTGCTGGCGGCCAGCGGCGCGGCCCTCTGCCTCTGCCCCCGCTCCAACCGCCGCCTGGACGTAGGTCTGGCCCCGGTGCGCGAACTGATGGAAAGCGGCTGCCTGCTCTGCCTGGGCACAGACGGCCTGACCTCCAACCGCGACCTGGACGTACGCCAGGAGGCCGCGTGGCTGCGCGAAACCCTGGACGTGCCGCCCGAAGCCCTGGTGCGCCTGCTCACGGTCAACGGCGTAGCTGCCCTCAACCTGCAGGCCAGCGGCGCGGGCCGCCTGGAACCGGGGGCCCCGGCGGACTTCTGCGTTCTGCCCGAAGCGCTGGTCTATTAG
- a CDS encoding aspartate carbamoyltransferase catalytic subunit: protein MHSTEIYQWPHKDLLDVTQLSRVDTLHLLDLAASFQEINRRPVKKVPTLKGKTVVLFFVENSTRTRTSFDVAGKRLSADTYSLAKTGSSLNKGESLKDTGLTLQAMGPDVIVIRHPSSGAARFLAELLPCGVVNGGDGWHAHPTQALLDCFSLRAAWEGRFTGRTLLILGDIAHSRVARSNVHLLHMLGVKLRLCAPRTLLPAGVEHWPVEVCSDLAAAARDVDAVMCLRLQLERQQAGLLPDLAEYSRRFCLGARHLALARPGAKVLHPGPMNRGLEIADDVADAPASLVLDQVAAGVATRMAVLYLLATRRDGGRA from the coding sequence ATGCACAGTACAGAAATCTACCAATGGCCCCACAAGGACTTGCTGGACGTCACCCAGCTCAGCCGCGTGGATACCCTCCACCTGCTGGACCTGGCCGCCAGTTTTCAGGAAATCAACCGCCGACCCGTAAAGAAGGTGCCCACTCTCAAGGGCAAGACCGTGGTGCTGTTTTTTGTGGAAAACAGCACTCGCACCCGCACCTCCTTTGACGTGGCGGGCAAGCGCCTTTCGGCGGACACCTATTCCCTGGCCAAGACCGGCTCCAGCCTAAATAAAGGCGAAAGCCTCAAGGATACGGGCCTGACCCTGCAGGCCATGGGGCCGGACGTCATTGTCATCCGCCATCCCAGCAGCGGCGCGGCGCGCTTTCTGGCGGAGCTGCTGCCCTGCGGCGTGGTTAACGGCGGCGACGGCTGGCACGCCCATCCCACCCAGGCCCTGCTGGACTGCTTCAGCCTGCGGGCGGCCTGGGAGGGCCGCTTTACGGGCCGCACCCTGCTTATTCTGGGCGATATTGCCCACAGCCGGGTGGCCCGCTCCAACGTGCACTTGCTGCACATGCTGGGCGTGAAGCTGCGGCTCTGCGCCCCGCGCACGCTCTTGCCCGCCGGCGTGGAGCACTGGCCCGTGGAGGTCTGCAGCGACCTTGCCGCCGCCGCGCGTGACGTGGACGCGGTCATGTGCCTGCGCCTGCAGCTGGAGCGGCAGCAGGCGGGGTTGCTGCCCGACCTGGCGGAATATTCCCGCCGCTTCTGCCTGGGCGCGCGCCATCTGGCGCTGGCCCGGCCCGGCGCGAAGGTGCTGCACCCCGGCCCCATGAACCGGGGGCTGGAAATCGCCGACGACGTGGCCGACGCCCCGGCAAGCCTGGTGCTGGACCAGGTGGCCGCCGGCGTGGCCACGCGCATGGCGGTGCTCTATCTGCTGGCCACGCGCCGTGACGGAGGACGCGCATGA
- the amrB gene encoding AmmeMemoRadiSam system protein B, whose translation MPLRQPIAAGRFYPDDPEALRAALRACLTPKNLPEPTGPRPHRAASRLLGVMLPHAGYVYSGRVAGAVLAGPWGAGTVGAALPRRCVALCPNHTGQGQPLGVWSDGAWRTPLGDVPVDAPLAAALCAQGGFASDTACHLGEHAIEVLLPFLQSLPAAAAPEAPPQPDATMEPSVRVVVPVCVGTRRPEILRAAGQALGAVLAAAQTAGDPVGLVVSSDMNHYEDQQTTLQKDGLALERALACDPEALLDTVACNHISMCGAAPMALALYALRVLGEPWAELAAYDTSASASGDAAQVVGYAGLRFGIA comes from the coding sequence ATGCCCCTGCGTCAGCCCATAGCTGCGGGTCGGTTTTATCCCGACGATCCCGAAGCCCTGCGCGCGGCCCTGCGGGCCTGCCTCACGCCTAAAAATCTGCCCGAACCCACGGGCCCGCGCCCGCACAGGGCCGCTTCCCGCCTGTTGGGCGTCATGCTGCCCCATGCGGGCTATGTCTACAGCGGCCGGGTTGCCGGAGCCGTGCTGGCCGGGCCCTGGGGCGCGGGCACGGTGGGGGCGGCCCTGCCGCGCCGTTGTGTGGCGCTCTGCCCCAACCACACGGGGCAGGGGCAGCCCCTGGGCGTCTGGTCCGACGGAGCCTGGCGCACACCCCTGGGCGACGTGCCTGTGGACGCGCCCCTGGCGGCGGCCCTCTGCGCTCAGGGCGGTTTTGCGTCGGATACGGCCTGCCACCTGGGCGAGCACGCCATTGAAGTGCTGCTGCCCTTTCTGCAAAGCCTGCCCGCCGCAGCCGCGCCGGAAGCGCCCCCGCAGCCGGACGCGACAATGGAACCGTCGGTGCGCGTCGTCGTGCCCGTGTGCGTGGGCACGCGGAGGCCCGAAATACTGCGCGCCGCCGGTCAGGCTCTGGGCGCGGTGCTGGCCGCCGCTCAGACGGCGGGCGATCCCGTGGGGCTGGTGGTCAGCTCGGATATGAACCACTATGAAGACCAGCAGACAACTCTGCAAAAGGACGGTCTGGCCTTGGAGCGGGCCCTGGCCTGCGACCCCGAAGCCCTGCTGGACACCGTGGCCTGCAACCACATCAGCATGTGCGGCGCGGCCCCCATGGCCTTAGCCCTGTACGCCCTGCGCGTTCTGGGCGAACCCTGGGCCGAGCTGGCCGCCTACGATACCTCAGCCAGCGCCTCCGGCGATGCCGCGCAGGTGGTGGGCTACGCCGGACTGCGCTTCGGCATTGCGTAG
- a CDS encoding dihydroorotase, whose protein sequence is MKLCIKNARHLEAPVDLLIEDGKILTMTPAGHCPPPEGCEIFEAQGFTLMPSLTDAHTHLREPGYEYKEDIASGLEAAARGGFGAVMCMANTRPVNDTASVTTLMLERARHSHPHGPRLYPVAAASMGLKGEELAPLAELKAAGCVAVSNDGRPLESAELVRRIMEYAADLDLTLIDHCEDPHLARGWRMHEGVTSGLLGVKGQPAAGEAVQAARDIMLAEYLQLPVHIAHVSAALTVDVIAWGKARGVRVTAETCPHYLLLDETALEGYNTLAKVSPPLRTAEDRAALRRAVKEGVIDILVTDHAPHAAHEKEGTLDEAPCGFTGLDLALSLTWELVRAGVLAEADLQRLWCRRPAEIFHLPWNGFAPGDPADFFLLDPEAVWVPGRETMYSKSLNTPFLGRELHGRVVHHWLGGRQLF, encoded by the coding sequence ATGAAACTTTGCATCAAAAATGCCCGCCACCTGGAAGCCCCGGTGGACCTGCTGATCGAAGACGGCAAAATTCTGACCATGACCCCGGCCGGACACTGCCCGCCGCCGGAAGGCTGCGAAATTTTTGAGGCCCAGGGCTTTACCCTCATGCCCAGTCTTACGGACGCGCATACTCACCTGCGCGAACCGGGCTATGAATATAAGGAAGACATCGCCTCCGGTCTGGAGGCGGCAGCGCGCGGCGGCTTTGGCGCGGTCATGTGCATGGCCAACACCAGGCCGGTCAACGATACGGCCAGCGTCACCACCCTTATGCTGGAGCGCGCCCGCCACAGTCACCCCCACGGCCCGCGCCTCTACCCCGTGGCCGCAGCCAGCATGGGGCTCAAGGGCGAGGAACTGGCTCCTCTGGCCGAGCTTAAGGCTGCGGGCTGCGTGGCCGTGTCCAACGACGGCCGCCCCCTGGAGAGCGCCGAGCTGGTGCGCCGGATTATGGAATACGCGGCCGACCTCGACCTCACCCTCATCGACCACTGCGAAGACCCGCATCTGGCCAGGGGCTGGCGCATGCACGAGGGCGTGACCAGCGGGCTGCTGGGCGTCAAGGGCCAGCCGGCGGCGGGCGAGGCCGTACAGGCCGCGCGCGACATCATGCTGGCCGAGTACCTGCAGTTGCCCGTGCACATTGCCCACGTTTCCGCTGCGCTCACCGTGGACGTCATTGCCTGGGGCAAGGCGCGCGGAGTGCGGGTCACGGCCGAAACCTGCCCCCACTATCTGCTGTTGGACGAAACCGCCCTTGAAGGGTACAATACCCTTGCCAAGGTGAGCCCCCCCCTGCGCACGGCCGAGGACCGCGCGGCCCTGCGCCGCGCCGTCAAAGAGGGGGTCATCGACATTCTGGTGACGGACCACGCCCCCCACGCCGCCCACGAAAAAGAAGGCACCCTGGACGAAGCCCCTTGCGGCTTCACAGGTCTGGACCTGGCTTTGAGCCTGACCTGGGAGCTGGTGCGCGCAGGCGTGCTGGCCGAAGCCGACCTGCAGCGCCTGTGGTGCCGACGGCCGGCAGAGATTTTTCACCTGCCCTGGAACGGCTTTGCCCCCGGAGATCCGGCGGATTTCTTTTTGCTGGACCCGGAGGCCGTCTGGGTTCCCGGCAGGGAGACCATGTACTCCAAAAGTCTGAACACGCCCTTTCTGGGGCGCGAACTGCACGGGCGCGTTGTCCACCACTGGCTGGGCGGCAGGCAGCTGTTCTGA